Within the Setaria viridis chromosome 3, Setaria_viridis_v4.0, whole genome shotgun sequence genome, the region GGAGCTTACAAGGGCAAAATCATTTTTTCACAGGACATTTAACGGTTCACAGATGAAAAATATAACAGAGTGTCACGTAAGAAATCTATCTATTATTATTAACGCAAGTAGCGTCTCTGCTGATTTTTTTCGTCCGTTGTCCGGCTCCCGTCCGTTTCCCACGATTTCTGCGTCCCACCCGTCCCCTCCATGCTTCTCTATTAACGCGCCCCGCGATTCCGCCACGAAAAAATTAAAGACGCGAGCGGCGAATCCCACCCGAAATCCCCGAGCTCGCTCGCCAATCCGATCCGCCCTGTTGCCGGCGGATTATCCTCTTCCAGTCCGCCGCCAAGCCTTCCGTGACCCGGCCACCCACGCCCCCGCCCGCCGTGGTGCCGGCCGTCCGTGCtgacgccgccggcgatctcCGTCGTCTCGAAGCTGACGATTCCGCCGACCGTCCGTGTCccatccttctcctcttccaGTCCGCCGCCAGCCCTTCCGTGACCCGACCGCCCGCGCCCCCACCCGCcgtagtgctggccgtccgcgctggcgccgccggcgatctcTACTTGCGCTCGAACGGCGACGTAAACTAGCGCACGGGACACCGCGGCGGCTGGCGAGCACGTGCGAGGCGCGGGCAGGTAATGGCATCTCTCAAGACCGGTGAGTTCCTCGCTCGCCTGTTGGATTTGGGGGTTATCGTTTTCTAGAGTTTGCAGATGATGCTGAATGGGAGAGGAGGGATGCTGCAGACTCCGTTTGGGAAGCTGTTCAATCGGAACGCCGCATGTTCATGTGCACGCACACCCAAGTTATTCATCGGTGGTAAATCCTTTCGACCTTTCCCATATGATTTCTTGAAGTGGATCGCTTTCTGTGGTCAGATTTAGAGAGATAGCATTATCGCACCTGATCAAATTCTTCCTTTTTAATTTCCAATGGGAAGGATGTTAAGTGGTGTGATGGGTTCAATTTGGGGTGTGCTGATGTTGATTATTGCCTTTTATTTCTTGTAATTGTATAATAAAGTGCAGGTCTTTGTTACGATACAAATGAAACAACTCTCAAGGATGCTTTCTCTCAACATGGCGATGTTATTGCAGGAGCTCTGCTTGATGCCTAGAATTAAGTGTGCGCGTTTTTATACACTGAAGTTGCGGTACTCTGCTCCTGAGCGGTATCAACCTGTTGCAGTGTGACCTTCTATTGATGTGAATTCTAATGTTCGTGGTCAGATTTGTTTCCTGCTGATGTAGTAGAGACTTGTGTAACTGTGGGTCAACTTTGATGATTGAATGTCGGGCAACCGATTGCTTTTCTGGCCCTTTGCTTTCAATAGTAATGGACTAGACCAGTCCCTTAGGTTTTGGTGGGAATATCAGTTCAGATTCAATTCCCCCAACAGAAACAAAGGGGTTGAATGGCCTAATTCCCATCCATGTATGCAAGTTTgcttctctcctttttttttttacaattgttTTGCTTACCTAAAAAATGTGACCATGATTGCTCTGCTTCTTGGTTTCAGTTTCTTTTGAGAATTGGTCATCATGGGGTGGGAGCTCACTGAGGTCCCTGGCAACCCGACGACCTCCCTCCAGGACTCCACAGGTATTCCAATCGGTTTAATTGCCCTAGCCTGCAATTGAATTTTATTgctatttgattttgtttttcttgttgcTTTGCATACCAGTTGATGTGGTGGCTGCCAACATTGAACCAAAGCTAACCAACGCTCTCATTAGGTAAAGGACTTTTCATCCCTGTTCTTTTAGTTTGGATTCAAACTTATCAGTGGTCTGTACTGTTTTGGGAGTTATTGTTTAGTTAAGAAATTCAGGAAATAATAGTTGGAGGGCTTTGCGTTGGGTTAAGCAATGGGTGTCTAGAAAAGCCAATATTACATCTGGAATTTCTACTCTTCTGCATAGGAACATATTGTTGTCTTTGATTTTCAGTTATGTTGCATCCACCTGATATGAAATTCAAACCCCCAATGTTTCTGTTTAGTTCTCTCTTCAATAAGAAAATCAACACCATGCTACATCTTTCTCTCTCCGAGTTGCAACGCGTTCCTGGTTGTGTTTGGCTTTAGCTTGACCAATTAGTGTGATAAACATTCCAAGTAATTTTTTTACTGGTCACAGGCAGTTGAGCACGATATGTCCTTTGGAGAATCTGAGGCATGTAAAGTGGGTTCGTCGATGTACTGAATGCAGTAGAATATGCAAATTCtctcaatttttattttctgttgGCTTTCTGAGCACACTACTCATGGAAGACATGTCACTAGCTTTCTGAAAACACATGTTCTAAAAGTCATGCCATAGCTCTAGAAATACTCCTAAGTGTCAGATACAGAATGATATTTAGCAGAGTTTGCTTCAGTAGTGTCCGTAGAAGAGTAGTCTAAATATTTACAATATACACTCATTTCTGAATATTCTGCATCAGTTTGAATTAAAATGCACAAGACATTCTCAGGAGCCTCTTCAGGATTCAGAAGTGGCGTGCTGGCCAGCTGCTGCAACACATTCTACACTGGATTTAGATGTACAAATATTCTTTTGTTCCAATCAGATGTTCAGATTCAATGGCAACACGataaaaaagttacacaacATGATAAAAAATGTGGTGCGCTACACACACGATCAAAATATCGCGCGCTAAGCAACGTCATTtcgccgtagcaacgcacgggcctCTTGCTAGTAAAAGTTAAACTCGATgtcaaatagaaaataaaaattttctgaAGATCAAGAAAGTAACGAGTAAAAACATTCAATCATCCTCTTCTCCGCGTACAGCGGCCAGCACAGCAGCTATATATGCTCGAGGAACTCTCCATGTGTTATTTATAACCAAAGTAAAATAAATTCAAACATTAACGGAGGCTAAGTCCTTGAGGAACTCAAGAAAAGCCGCCTGCGACGTGCCCCCATCCGCGAGCGCCTCGGCCGCTCtgtccctcgccgccgccgcgcggtccCTGAGCGCCCGCGCGCCGTCGTCGGAGCCCTCCATCACCCACCTCACCTTCGCTTCCACCTCCTCGGCCTTCACCACGTCCCCGGCGCGGCTCGTCCTCCTCATCTCCACCCCGAGCCGCATCTCCTCCACGATGAACACCTTGTTCAGCCCCTGCTCCGCGGCCAGCGGCCAGCACAGCAGCGGCACCCCCGCCGTGACGCCCTCCAgcgtcgagttccacccgcagtgcgtcaggAACGCCCCGGTCGCGCGGTGGCGCAGCACATCCACCTGCGGCGCCCAGGACCCGACGACGAGGCCCCTGTCCCTGGTTCGCTCCCGGAACCCTGCCGGGAGGAGCGCGTCGAGGTCGTCGGCTGGCTCCGGCACCGgcgatccgccggcgccgggagggCTGCGCACGACCCAGAGGAACCTCTGCCCGGAGCTCTCCAGGCCGGCGGCGATCTCCGCGAGCTGGTGCTTCGGCGGCGCGCCCGTGCTCCCGAAGCAGAGGAACACGACGCTGCGGTCCGGCTGCGCGTCCATCCATTCGAGGCACTCGTGCtccttctcgccgccgccgggcgagACGAGCGGCCCGACGCAGTAGaccggcggcgtggggcggccGGGGACGCACAGCCCGTCCCTGAGCGCGCGCACGGCACGCGGCTCGAGTGCCTCGAAGGAGTTGACGAGAATCCCGCGGGCCTCCGGCACCCGGGAGGCCAGGCGGAGGGCGGCCTCGCACatggcgccgtcgtcggcgagCACCGGCGGCAGCTCCGACGCCCTGAGCGGCGGCACGCCCGCGAACGGCAGCACGGCGTCGCCGAGGTCCGCGAAGCGTTTGCCCTCGCGGGCACGCGTGCCGGGCAGGGCGAGGAAGACGGCGAGGGCGGCAGCGCCCGTGGCGAAGAAGAAGTAGGCGGGGAGGCCGAGGTCCGCGGCGACGTCGAGCGCGTGGGCGCAGAACATGTCGAGCACGACCGCGCGGACGGGGCGCGACGCCGAGGACGACAGCGAGCGCAGGAGGTCGCGGAGCGGCGCGTTCGTGGCGCGGAGGAACCGGATCAACCCGACCACGGGGTGCTCGGCGTCGCCGGAGCTGGGACcggaggccggcgggggcgaggggAGGACGTGGAAGGCGACGGACGTGTGGGAGGCCCTGGCGCGCGCGACCGTGTCGGCGAAGCTGGGGTCCTTGAACGGCGACTCAACGAGCACGACGGCGAcgtcgaccgcgccgccgccgtggcggaggAGACCCTTGGACAGCTCGAGCATCGGCGAGAGGTGGCCGACGCCGAGGCCCGGGTACAGCACCACCGTCTTCCCCTCCATCGCTCCGTCTTCCCCTCCATCCTTGGGCTTTtcgttcggctggacttataagccagctgaagagtgatttgttgtgagagaaaaatacagTTTAGTGattgataagccggctgataagttGAAGTGAACAGAGCCAGTGCCCTAGCATTTATGGTTCTTCAGAAGTGACAACGGAGTTTACGGTGGCTGTTTGGTGGCCTAGTGCACTAGCATTTATGGTTCTTCAGAAGTGACAACGCAGTTTATGGTGGCTGTTTGGTGCGTGTTTCTGACGAACGTGAGAATCTGACGTGGAATTACCGACAGGGAATGGTTGAGTTCTTGGTGGTGGTGCCTGGTGGGGGGGACAggggagatgatgatgatagatTGATAGGAAAGGGATGAAGTGGGGGAGATTAGAGAGCACGACGAACATTTGgcacggaggaggaagaaggggatgaTGATTTACACGCGTGGGAAAAATGGGCTGGACGGTTCTGTCGGTAACATGGTTGGTATGGAtcggaaaaggaaaaggaagccTCGACGTGGGCCACCAAAGTGTATGTCGGGCCGTTTCAATTAGAAAGGCCCTGCCTGGCCCAAAGCCTAACCACCGTCACTGCCCGACCTCCGGCGCCGCTCCTCCGCTCCTCGTCGGCGTTGCTGAAGCGATTCGTCCCCCACCACGCAAACCCTAACCCCCAAATCCAAGTGCCCTCCAATGCCTGATCGATCTGGACCCCAAGGATCCGatcccctgcctccgccgcaTATGGGcgaggcccgccgccgctccggcgaGGACCTCATCAGCGGCCTTCCCGACGAGGTGCTGCACGCCATCCTTgtccgcctccgctccgcccgcgccgccgcgcgcacgaGCGTGCTCTCGCGCCGCTGGCGCCGCGTCTGGCCCCACATGCCCGAGCTCCTCCTCGACCGCGGAACCGAAgcggccccgccggcctcgTTCCTGGACGCCGTCgacggcgccctcgccggctgcCTGGCCCCGACCCTCGAGCGCCTCAGCATCTCCTCCCTGCCCGCCGGGCGCGACCTCACCGTCCTCAAAAAGTTGGTCATCAACTGTAAGATGTCCACTATTCCTCCAGAAACCAAGGAGGTATGCGAGAAGGTCCGTGGCATGTATGGATCAAATGTTGAAGTTGAATTGTATACGGTTCCTGATAGACCAGATGGGAGACGGGAGCGTTTCTACTGATTACGTTTTTTCAAtgaaaaatactccctccgtccggaAAAGATTGCAATTCTAGCACAGTGTCATAGTTTTTATCTTAAATTTGATCAATTATAGATAAAAAAGTATCGATACTGatgatatcaaataaataccattaggttaattataaaatgtatttttataataaattaatttggagTCATAAATATGAATAGTATTCACTAGAAATGTGGTCAAACATGAACTACTTTTGATGGTACGCAACCCGTAGTTGCATTCTTTCccggacagagggagtataatgCAATGGTCTCTACTAGTTTCTGCACTTGTGTGACTGTTTGGGGTAAGATTGTTTCAGGCCTTTTCAGGATTCATCTCATATTAAGTGTTTAAATGTAATGCTGTTGTGGCTGCACTCTCTGATCTTCTGTATTTTAGTGCTGTCGGTATTTTAGAGACTGTATGCTTGTTATGGTCAACCTCACATGGTTGATTATACTCGAACGAGAACATAAAAAATGGCCACAATGGTCAGGCTGTTCGCTTGGACGATATGTGCATTTTATGACCAAATGTCAGGAGTTGCTGCACCACCTGAATACTGTGAAACTCTGAAATTAACTTGAAAGAGAGATCAAGTCATGATTCTGGGGGTggttggatacgaggtgctaaactttaacagtgtcacatcggatgttcggatgctaattaggaggactaaacatgagctaattataaaactaattacagaacctgcgctaattcgcgagacgaatctattaagcctaattaatccatcattagcaaatggttactgtagcaccacattgtcaaatcatggactaattaggcttaatagattcgtctcgcgaattatactccatctgtgcaattaattttgtaattagcctatgtttaatactcctaattagcatccaaacatccgatgtgacaggtgttaaactttaaccgggtgttcccaaacaccccatatCCAACAGAGATGATGCCAATCAGCTGTGCTTCCTTAAACTCAACTCATTTGCTCGTTCCTTCAGACAGAAACCTTGTTTGGCTTCTCATCATACTCTTAAGAATAAAACAATTACTATCATACCCCCCGCGATACTGCTTAGCAGAGGTGTTGTTGCATTTCAGCCGTCAGGTTCCCTTTCCATTGAACGGTGGAGAAAGTTGCATTGTCCAGGACCAAAAGAAAAACACCTCATTATAATATGCGTCTATACCAGAAGATTATGAAATGATGTGGGTCCACCGTACATTTCATGCTTTTATTCAGAGGAACTGTACATTTCTTGCTGACGTATCTTATAATCTCCATACGTGTATATATACGGTGTTGCGAGTTCTTGAAATCGACGGATTTCCTGCAAGATGCTGCAAGAAATCGAACAGAAAATTGTTGTTTTCAGTTCACAAACACTTCACAGGCAAACGCAAGGAGATAAAGCTTGTCCACTGCTTCACTCAACTTACTGACAGGgaattatcaaaaaaaaaaactgaatgaCAGGGAACGTTAATTCTTGCCACTCCGATCGAGATGACAGCATGAGACGAACGCCGTCCATGTGGACCTGCCACCGTTGACCCCACTTCTCAGTGACTCAGGTCCATGAACGTCTGGTCCAGCAGTTTCCGTACTGAACTTGCAGGTGAAACCTCATCAAAACTTTGCAACTACACCTGTCATCTTCATCAAAACACACACACGCTCTCGTTAACATCCAGGAGAGGTGACCTGCTTCACCTCGGAAGCTCAGACTACTCGATCTCTCAGAGAATGCAACAGGAGCATGGTCAGGAAAACTCTCTCCCTCGATTTATCTCTGCATATGAATCCTGTGAAATGTTTGTACTCTGACAGCGTTTTGTGATTGGATTTTGGCAGATGGTTGCAGAGAAGAGGTGTGAGAGGTGCAGGAAGTGGCAAGAACACTACTACCGGGAGCACATGGATGTTACCAAGATCCGCTTCTTCAAGCTCATGACCGGAGATTTCGCCAAGGGCATTGTAAGTGTCGGCGGTCCACACTATCCTGTCAAGTGATTGCCTGCATTGTGTTCTTACATATGTTATTTCAGAAAGGATACAGGAAAACTTTTGCAGATTTGACCAAAATGTTCAGATTTTTCATGTGAAAACTATACCAGAACATTTTGCGTTGCAAGTACTTCTCTTACACTTCTTTTTCCCAGCGATTCTATAACACGTTGAAGTGCTGATGTGTTAATGAGAGGAGTCGCAAGCAAAAAAGGGAGTAGAGGGGGGCACACAATTGGTTCTAGCATTAATTATGAATCTTATGCGCTGATGTATTAAgagttataaaaaaaataaactatGGTCTTAATTCCACTGGCATAGTTCTAGCTAATTCTGAGAATTCTTACATTACAGTATCATCCTTGATCATGTGAGGGATTAATCCTCAAAATTGTCCATTTTAGAGCATACCGGTGAAGTTTGTGAGGAATTTCAATGGGCAGATCACTGAAGTGGTTGAACTGAAAGCGGCAAGTGGTGAAACATGGCACGTCGGTGTAGACAAGATTGCCGATGAGCTTCTCCTCACGTCAGGATGGGAGGATTTTGTCAAGGTTCGTGAATTGCAGGAGAATGACGTCCTGCTGTTCACTTGCAGTGGCAACTCTTCCTTTGATGTCCTAATCTTTGAAGCGAGTGGCTGCGAGAAACTGTCTTCCCTGTTTGATCACAAAACTGGTCCTTATAGAATGCACAAACATTTGAATGATATAGCGGGTCGACATGCTGAACAATATATAACTGATTCCGAGGATACTGTTGTGCCATCGCAGCTGGTTGGCTCCACACACAAGGCTTCTACTGCAAAGAAACATAATTGCAAAGGTAAACCAAGTAAGTAAAATCATTGCAAGTTTCCAGTTTGAGACTAGCAGACTAGCAATTGATACTTGAGATCTGTTAATATACATTCTCATATAGGATTTTTTTCCCATCCAGCTAATTAGAAGAAATTAAATTCTGCACATCAATGATGTTTCTGCTTGGTCATTTTCAATGTATAAGCTGATATACATGGTGTGCACATTTTTTGCAGGGAAAGAGCCTCAATCCCTAAACAGCAGTAGTTTCCATGTTAAGCATGAAGCAATTGAGGAAGAGGAGAGTAATGACAGCTATGCTGACTCCAAGTTGTACTACTCAAGGAATGCCAATCAGGTTacagaggaggaaaaggagaagaTTCTCAGTTTGGCCTCCATCCAACCACAAAATCCTGCATTTGTGGCTGTTCTGCGGAGGAACCATCGTCAACGTAGGAACAACTTTCTGGTGAGTTATTCATAAGTGAAATTATTTACCTACATAAAATTCTTGACTTGTGAAAGTTAAGGCCCATGTAATATTTGCCATTGGATGATCTGTTCATTTGTTCATAGGAATTAGAGAGAACTTTTTTTCCGTGAAATATAGTAGCTGCTATTTGTCTGAAGCAGGATTCTCCATGTATATACTCTGTATATCACATGGACTGATGTATTCATTTACACAGAATTTGTAGCTATCATCGTCTTACTATATCAGAATTTGTACGCAGAATTTGTAGCATCATTGTATTACACAGAATACTATACAATGATGCTACAAATTCCGTGTAATACTAATACGTATCACTACAAATTATGCAGTCCAATAGATTTGCTACAAATTCTTACATGGCCGCAACGTTCATATGCAGACTGTCCCCAGTAGATTTGCTGCAGATCATCTTCATGAAAGACCACAAGAGATCATACTTTGTAGGCCGAGAAGAAAGGACAGGTGGTTCGTCAGATACTATTACACGAGCTACATCCGGGGCTTCCAAAACCTGCAGTTTTTCAAGTTTGTGCACGACAACAAGCTTCGCGAGGAAGACACCTGCGTCTTCGAGCTGATGAAAGGAGCAAAGAGGGTGACAATGACAGTCCATGTCATCAGGAAGGTTGGCGACCGGTTTGACCTGGTGGGCTAAGTTCTTGATTCTTTGTAGAGTCGGCATGTAGGATGGACTTGTACATACAGGTGTAGTTTCTGAAGCATGTACTATGTAGAAGTGGCACTGGAAACTGAAGCTGAAAGTGCCTAGTGTGACG harbors:
- the LOC117847163 gene encoding UDP-glycosyltransferase 88A1, with the protein product MEGKTVVLYPGLGVGHLSPMLELSKGLLRHGGGAVDVAVVLVESPFKDPSFADTVARARASHTSVAFHVLPSPPPASGPSSGDAEHPVVGLIRFLRATNAPLRDLLRSLSSSASRPVRAVVLDMFCAHALDVAADLGLPAYFFFATGAAALAVFLALPGTRAREGKRFADLGDAVLPFAGVPPLRASELPPVLADDGAMCEAALRLASRVPEARGILVNSFEALEPRAVRALRDGLCVPGRPTPPVYCVGPLVSPGGGEKEHECLEWMDAQPDRSVVFLCFGSTGAPPKHQLAEIAAGLESSGQRFLWVVRSPPGAGGSPVPEPADDLDALLPAGFRERTRDRGLVVGSWAPQVDVLRHRATGAFLTHCGWNSTLEGVTAGVPLLCWPLAAEQGLNKVFIVEEMRLGVEMRRTSRAGDVVKAEEVEAKVRWVMEGSDDGARALRDRAAAARDRAAEALADGGTSQAAFLEFLKDLASVNV
- the LOC117850798 gene encoding B3 domain-containing protein Os12g0592300, with protein sequence MVAEKRCERCRKWQEHYYREHMDVTKIRFFKLMTGDFAKGISIPVKFVRNFNGQITEVVELKAASGETWHVGVDKIADELLLTSGWEDFVKVRELQENDVLLFTCSGNSSFDVLIFEASGCEKLSSLFDHKTGPYRMHKHLNDIAGRHAEQYITDSEDTVVPSQLVGSTHKASTAKKHNCKGKPSKYQSLNSSSFHVKHEAIEEEESNDSYADSKLYYSRNANQVTEEEKEKILSLASIQPQNPAFVAVLRRNHRQRRNNFLTVPSRFAADHLHERPQEIILCRPRRKDRWFVRYYYTSYIRGFQNLQFFKFVHDNKLREEDTCVFELMKGAKRVTMTVHVIRKVGDRFDLVG